The Vitis riparia cultivar Riparia Gloire de Montpellier isolate 1030 chromosome 10, EGFV_Vit.rip_1.0, whole genome shotgun sequence genome includes a region encoding these proteins:
- the LOC117923611 gene encoding peroxidase 27-like: protein MVASKGFCCLFLQLLLLSFVFDVANSQGLKVGFYRKTCPNAEAIVKKVVDQAMSVAPSLSGPLLRMHFHDCFVRGCEGSVLLNSSTQQAEKDASPNLSLRGYQVIDRVKSALEKACPGVVSCSDILALVARDVVVAMKGPSWKVETGRRDGRVSNITEALTNLIPPTANITQLKSGFQQRGLSVKDLVVLSGGHTLGTSHCSSFSSRLYNFTGKGDTDPDLDPNYIAKLKTKCKQGDANSLVEMDPGSFKTFDESYYTLVGKRRGLFVSDAALLDDSETKAYMKLQATTHGSTFFEDFGVSMIKMGRIGVLTGSSGEIRKECALVN from the exons ATGGTTGCTTCAAAGGGTTTCTGCTGTTTGTTTCTCCAACTGCTGTTGCTGTCTTTCGTCTTTGATGTGGCCAATTCCCAGGGCTTGAAAGTAGGGTTTTACAGAAAGACATGCCCCAATGCTGAAGCCATAGTTAAGAAGGTAGTAGATCAAGCCATGTCCGTCGCCCCAAGTCTTTCTGGGCCTTTGTTGAGAATGCATTTCCATGATTGTTTCGTCAGG GGCTGTGAGGGTTCAGTGCTGCTAAACTCATCGACACAGCAAGCTGAAAAAGATGCATCTCCAAACTTAAGCCTTAGAGGATATCAAGTTATTGATAGAGTCAAGTCTGCATTAGAAAAAGCATGTCCTGGAGTGGTTTCATGCTCTGACATCTTAGCCCTAGTAGCTAGAGATGTGGTCGTCGCG ATGAAAGGACCATCCTGGAAAGTTGAAACTGGAAGAAGAGATGGAAGGGTGTCAAATATTACAGAGGCCTTAACAAATCTTATACCGCCTACTGCAAACATAACCCAATTGAAATCAGGGTTTCAACAAAGGGGTCTAAGTGTAAAAGACCTAGTGGTGTTATCAG GTGGGCACACCCTTGGGACTTCTCACTGCTCCTCCTTCTCAAGCCGCCTTTACAACTTCACTGGAAAGGGCGACACCGATCCGGATTTGGATCCAAACTACATAGCAAAGTTGAAAACCAAATGCAAGCAAGGAGATGCCAATTCACTTGTAGAGATGGACCCTGGAAGCTTCAAGACATTTGATGAGAGCTACTACACACTTGTGGGTAAAAGAAGAGGGCTTTTTGTGTCTGATGCAGCTCTCCTGGATGACAGTGAGACAAAAGCTTATATGAAGCTCCAGGCCACTACCCATGGATCTACTTTCTTCGAGGACTTTGGTGTGTCCATGATTAAAATGGGAAGAATTGGAGTTCTCACCGGCTCGTCTGGTGAGATTAGGAAAGAATGTGCTCTAGTTAACTAA